The Thamnophis elegans isolate rThaEle1 chromosome Z, rThaEle1.pri, whole genome shotgun sequence genome contains a region encoding:
- the LOC116521804 gene encoding vomeronasal type-2 receptor 26-like — protein MSMIPSDKCRTNDPLPFLHKQYQSGDFIIVGIFSQIYIYYRTIDFRKHPSEELFHTIVVITPMYQHILALEFAIMKINKDPFILPNHTLGFHIYNAYFDPSWTYRASLELFTKGQFIPNYNCDAQNRPIAVIGGPSSDIYLYMANILSLYKMPQILYGSAPEVSTKEQDAFYQQMLPNMDIQYKGISLLLLYFAWTWVGMLLVDNESGEMFLRRVVPMATQSGICFDFIARFPKSVHSDNLKKLIEIGFNMYKFVMKSDVTVVVVHGESGNMITLRFLSSKLKDNDFPLWKKGKVWIMTIQMDFTSHPFHKNKDMVFLHGALSFAVHSEKVLGFKQFVLTRNPILEKEDSFIKTFWENAFGCSFHTSVIEKANGTTCTGKEKLEVLPTSVFDMEMSGHSYSVYNAIYVVAHALHDFYSSIVKYRAFGKVNGKLLNHHLWKLNYIIRRIAFNNSAGQKIGFNQNGELETGFDIINWITFSNLSFKKVQVGSIDLKDSNEKMITIYEDDIVWPSRFNQTQPLSMCNGKCDSGYSKIKIEGKLFCCYDCLRCPEGKISNREDMDKCFQCPEDHYPNEKQVLCLPKVATFLNYKETLGTVMASSSLFFSLITVGVLWIFIKHQDTPIVRANNRNLTYALLVALLLSFLCTLLFIGKPHKVTCLLHQTAFGIIFSVGISCVLAKTIIVVLAFMATKPGSKMTKWVGTRLGTFIVSCCSFIQIKICVIWLIISPPFPDADMKSIAEEIILECNKGSAFMFYGVLGYMGFLAIISFTLAFLARKLPDAFNEAKFITFSMLVFCSVWLSFIPAYLSSKGKYMVAVEIFSIIASSAGLLLCIFSPKLYIIVLRPDLNKKDQLKREKDRIT, from the exons ATGTCCATGATTCCAAGTGATAAATGTAGGACTAACGACCCTCTGCCTTTTCTTCACAAGCAATATCAGTCAGGAGATTTCATAATTGTGGGCATTTTCTCTCAGATCTACATCTACTATAGAACAATAGACTTCAGGAAACATCCATCTGAGGAGCTTTTTCACACTATTGT GGTCATAACTCCAATGTATCAGCACATCCTCGCTTTAGAATTTGCCATCATGAAAATCAATAAAGATCCCTTTATTTTACCAAACCACACCTTGGGGTTCCATATCTATAATGCTTACTTTGATCCAAGTTGGACATACCGGGCCTCATTGGAGCTCTTTACAAAGGGGCAATTCATACCTAACTACAACTGTGATGCTCAAAACAGACCAATAGCAGTCATTGGAGGCCCTTCCTCTGACATCTATCTATACATGGCTAATATCCTTTCCCTGTACAAGATGCCACAG ATATTGTACGGTTCTGCTCCTGAAGTTAGCACAAAAGAACAAGATGCATTTTACCAACAGATGTTGCCAAATATGGACATTCAGTACAAGGGAATTTCCCTGTTATTGCTATATTTCGCGTGGACATGGGTTGGGATGTTGTTAGTAGACAACGAAAGTGGTGAAATGTTTCTGCGCAGGGTGGTTCCCATGGCTACCCAGAGTGGCATCTGCTTCGACTTCATTGCAAGATTTCCAAAATCTGTTCATTCAGATAATCTGAAAAAGTTGATTGAAATAGGATTTAACATGTACAAATTTGTTATGAAAAGTGATGTCACTGTGGTAGTAGTTCATGGTGAAAGTGGTAACATGATAACTCTAAGATTTCTTTCCAGTAAGTTAAAAGATAATGATTTCCCACTATGGAAAAAAGGGAAAGTCTGGATTATGACAATACAGATGGACTTCACATCACATCCCTTTCACAAAAATAAGGACATGGTTTTCCTTCATGGGGCTTTATCTTTTGCAGTTCATTCAGAGAAGGTACTGGGATTCAAGCAATTTGTTCTCACAAGAAACCCTATCTTAGAAAAGGAAGACAGTTTTATCAAGACCTTCTGGGAAAATGCCTTTGGGTGTTCCTTCCACACATCTGTAATAGAAAAGGCAAATGGGACCACTTGTACTGGAAAGGAGAAACTGGAGGTTCTTCCTACATCTGTTTTTGATATGGAAATGAGTGGCCACAGCTACAGTGTCTACAATGCTATCTATGTAgtggcacatgctttgcatgaCTTCTATTCATCTATAGTGAAATACAGAGCATTtgggaaagtcaatgggaaacttTTGAATCATCATTTATGGAAG CTCAATTACATTATCCGAAGGATTGCATTTAATAATAGTGCCGGGCAAAAAATTGGATTCAATCAAAATGGAGAATTAGAGACTGGATTTGATATCATCAATTGGATCACATTTTCAAATTTGTCTTTTAAGAAAGTCCAAGTTGGAAGCATAGACCTCAAGGACTCCAATGAAAAAATGATCACAATTTATGAAGATGATATTGTGTGGCCAAGTAGATTTAACCAG ACCCAGCCACTTTCAATGTGTAATGGGAAGTGCGATTCAGGCTACAGTAAGATTAAAATCGAAGGAAAActattttgctgctatgactgtctcCGATGTCCTGAAGGGAAGATTTCTAACAGGGAAG ACATGGATAAATGTTTTCAATGTCCAGAAGATCACTATCCCAATGAGAAGCAGGTTTTGTGTCTCCCCAAAGTTGCAACATTCTTGAACTACAAAGAAACCTTGGGAACAGTTATGGCcagttcttctcttttcttctctttaatcACAGTTGGAGTCCTTTGGATCTTTATTAAGCATCAGGACACTCCCATTGTCAGAGCTAACAACCGAAACCTCACATATGCCCTCCTTGTTGCTCTCCTGTTATCATTTCTTTGTACTTTGCTATTCATTGGGAAACCTCACAAGGTGACATGTCTCCTTCATCAAACTgcttttggcatcatcttctcagtgggCATTTCTTGCGTTTTAGCCAAAACCATCATTGTAGTTctagctttcatggctaccaagccaggGTCCAAGATGACCAAGTGGGTGGGGACAAGACTTGGCACGTTTATAGTATCCTGCTGCtcctttattcaaattaaaatttgtGTAATATGGCTGATCAtctctcccccattcccagatgCTGACATGAAGTCAATAGCAGAAGAAATCATTCTGGAGTGCAACAAAGGATCTGCCTTCATGTTCTATGGTGTCTTGGGTTATATGGGCTTCCTTGCCATTATCAGTTTCACACTGGCCTTCCTAGCAAGGAAATTGCCTgatgctttcaatgaagccaagtttatcaccttcagcatgttggtcttctgcagtgtttggttgtCTTTTATTCCAGCATATCTGAGTTCAAAGGGAAAATATATGgttgctgtggagatcttctccattataGCTTCCAGTGCTGGATTACTGCTTTGTATCTTTTCTCCCAAGCTGTACATCATTGTGCTGAGGCCTGATTTGAACAAAAAAGATCAGCTCAAAAGAGAAAAGGACAGAATAACATAA